A region of Streptomyces deccanensis DNA encodes the following proteins:
- a CDS encoding ADP-ribosyltransferase yields the protein MITSRARRRAAAVVLSLSAVLATSAATAPAQSPTADLTSAKAAAAAFAGAAAPTCPQFEDPAHAAADRRVDIDRITPEPVWRKSCGTLYRSDSRGPAVVFEQGFHPKDVIDGQYDIEQYVLVNQPSPYVSTTYDHDLYKTWYKSGYNYYIDAPGGVDVNKTIGDQHKWADQVEVAFPGGIRTEFIIGVCPVDKKTKTEKMSECESNPHYEPWH from the coding sequence ATGATCACTTCTCGTGCGCGGCGCCGGGCCGCCGCCGTCGTCCTGTCCCTCTCCGCCGTCCTCGCGACCTCCGCCGCGACCGCCCCGGCCCAGAGCCCCACCGCGGACCTCACCTCGGCCAAGGCCGCCGCCGCTGCCTTCGCGGGGGCTGCCGCCCCCACCTGCCCCCAGTTCGAGGACCCCGCGCACGCCGCCGCCGACCGCCGCGTGGACATCGACCGCATCACCCCCGAGCCGGTCTGGCGCAAGAGCTGCGGCACCCTCTACCGCAGTGACAGCCGGGGCCCGGCCGTCGTCTTCGAGCAGGGCTTCCACCCCAAGGACGTCATCGACGGGCAGTACGACATCGAACAGTACGTCCTGGTCAACCAGCCCTCGCCGTACGTCTCCACGACCTACGACCACGACCTGTACAAGACCTGGTACAAGTCCGGCTACAACTACTACATCGACGCCCCCGGCGGCGTCGACGTCAACAAGACCATCGGTGACCAGCACAAGTGGGCCGACCAGGTCGAGGTGGCCTTCCCCGGCGGCATCAGGACGGAGTTCATCATCGGCGTCTGCCCGGTCGACAAGAAGACGAAGACGGAGAAGATGAGCGAGTGCGAGAGCAACCCGCACTACGAGCCCTGGCACTGA
- a CDS encoding MerR family transcriptional regulator, with the protein MIENGTELFTIGQLARGSGLSVRTIRYWSDEGVLHPVTRSAGGYRLYDAESVARLELVRTLRELGLGLDHVRQVLAGETSVAEVAAAHVAALDAQIRALRVTRAVLSTVARRGSTAEEMTLMNRLARLSAAERGRIIDDFMEETFGGLDTADPDIRTRLRFSLADLPEDPTPEQVDAWVELAEMLQDQGFRARMRQTVEFNAADRGPEVAAGTSLWFMSRLVRLAGEALRDGVDPASPAAEEVLAGLLGDADRAVLLERVTSAAHAELARFRELAALVRGVEPLSAHTEEFAWVVAALRAREAG; encoded by the coding sequence GTGATCGAGAACGGCACCGAACTTTTCACCATCGGGCAGCTCGCCCGCGGCTCCGGTCTGTCCGTCCGCACCATCCGCTACTGGTCGGACGAGGGCGTCCTGCACCCCGTCACCCGCAGCGCGGGCGGCTATCGGCTGTACGACGCCGAGTCCGTCGCCCGGCTCGAACTCGTCCGCACCCTGCGGGAACTGGGCCTCGGCCTGGACCACGTACGGCAGGTGCTCGCGGGCGAGACGAGCGTCGCGGAGGTCGCGGCCGCGCACGTGGCCGCGCTGGACGCGCAGATCCGCGCCCTGAGGGTGACCCGGGCGGTGCTGTCGACCGTGGCGCGACGCGGCTCGACCGCGGAGGAGATGACGCTGATGAACAGACTGGCCCGGCTGTCCGCCGCCGAACGGGGGCGGATCATCGACGATTTCATGGAGGAGACCTTCGGTGGACTCGACACCGCCGACCCCGACATCCGCACCCGGCTGCGGTTCAGCCTCGCGGACCTGCCGGAGGACCCCACGCCCGAGCAGGTGGACGCCTGGGTGGAACTGGCCGAGATGCTCCAGGACCAGGGGTTCCGGGCGCGGATGCGGCAGACCGTCGAGTTCAACGCGGCGGACCGGGGGCCGGAGGTGGCGGCGGGTACCTCCCTGTGGTTCATGAGCCGTCTGGTGCGGCTGGCGGGGGAGGCGCTGCGGGACGGTGTCGACCCGGCCTCGCCCGCTGCCGAGGAGGTGCTGGCGGGGCTGCTGGGCGACGCCGACCGGGCCGTCCTGCTGGAACGCGTCACCTCGGCGGCCCACGCCGAGCTGGCCCGCTTCCGGGAGCTGGCCGCGCTGGTGCGGGGCGTGGAGCCGCTGTCGGCGCACACCGAGGAGTTCGCGTGGGTGGTCGCCGCACTGCGCGCTCGGGAGGCCGGTTAA
- a CDS encoding EF-hand domain-containing protein, whose translation MADIEAARKEFQRIDADGDGFITAAEFKTALAQEGDWNVTESVAEVIIRTRDLNGDKLLSFDEFWAHLSK comes from the coding sequence GTGGCGGACATCGAGGCAGCGCGCAAGGAGTTCCAGCGGATCGACGCGGACGGTGACGGGTTCATCACCGCCGCCGAGTTCAAGACCGCCCTGGCCCAGGAAGGCGACTGGAACGTCACCGAGTCCGTGGCGGAGGTCATCATCCGCACCCGCGACCTCAACGGCGACAAGCTCCTGTCGTTCGACGAGTTCTGGGCCCACCTGAGCAAGTGA
- a CDS encoding NADPH-dependent F420 reductase, translating to MKIGIIGAGNIGGNLTRRLTALGHDVSVANSRGPHTLTALAEETGATPVPVAEAARGAEVVVVTVPLKAVPDLPSGLFDEAADGVAVIDTGNYYPRQRDGRIAAIEDDGLTESRWTERHLGHPVIKAFNGTYAQDILDRHRPAGDPDRMALPVAGDDEAAKEKVRSLIDDLGFDTVDAGGLDDSWRQQPDTPVYGLQAGVEAVTKALAEASPERPADFRG from the coding sequence ATGAAGATCGGCATCATCGGCGCGGGCAACATCGGCGGCAACCTCACCCGGCGGCTCACCGCCCTCGGCCACGACGTCTCCGTCGCCAACTCCCGAGGCCCGCACACCCTCACCGCGCTGGCCGAGGAGACGGGCGCGACCCCGGTCCCGGTGGCGGAAGCGGCACGGGGCGCCGAGGTCGTCGTGGTCACGGTCCCCCTGAAGGCGGTCCCCGACCTGCCGTCCGGCCTGTTCGACGAGGCGGCCGACGGGGTCGCCGTCATCGACACCGGCAACTACTACCCCCGGCAGCGCGACGGCAGGATCGCCGCCATCGAGGACGACGGCCTCACCGAGAGCCGCTGGACCGAACGGCACCTGGGCCACCCCGTCATCAAGGCCTTCAACGGCACCTACGCCCAGGACATCCTCGACCGCCACCGCCCCGCCGGCGACCCCGACCGCATGGCCCTCCCCGTCGCCGGCGACGACGAGGCGGCGAAGGAGAAGGTCCGCTCCCTCATCGACGACCTCGGCTTCGACACCGTCGACGCCGGCGGCCTCGACGACTCCTGGCGCCAGCAGCCCGACACCCCCGTCTACGGCCTCCAGGCCGGAGTGGAGGCCGTGACCAAGGCCCTGGCCGAGGCGTCTCCGGAGCGGCCGGCGGACTTCCGGGGCTA
- a CDS encoding ATP-binding protein codes for MAGLEGIEQPRRHGSATAARWSPAIEDERAQKALELFGNPTEAEVPLPSRPESAATARRLAQVVVLRQWRLSPKMTEDAVLLVSELVGNAVRHTGARVFGLRMRRRPGWIRVEVRDPSRGLPCLMPVQEMDISGRGLFLVDKLSDRWGVDLLPRGKTTWFEMRVADR; via the coding sequence ATGGCGGGGCTGGAGGGTATCGAACAGCCGCGGCGGCACGGGAGTGCGACCGCGGCGCGTTGGTCACCTGCGATCGAGGACGAACGGGCGCAGAAGGCACTGGAGTTGTTCGGCAATCCCACCGAGGCGGAGGTTCCGCTCCCGTCCCGTCCCGAGTCCGCGGCCACCGCGCGGCGGCTCGCCCAGGTCGTCGTCCTGCGCCAGTGGCGACTGTCCCCGAAGATGACCGAGGACGCCGTCTTACTCGTCTCCGAACTCGTGGGCAACGCCGTACGGCACACCGGCGCCCGCGTCTTCGGACTCCGTATGCGCCGCCGCCCGGGCTGGATCCGCGTCGAGGTCCGCGACCCCTCGCGCGGGCTGCCCTGTCTGATGCCGGTGCAGGAGATGGACATCAGCGGACGGGGCCTGTTCCTGGTGGACAAACTCTCGGACCGGTGGGGCGTGGACCTGCTGCCGCGAGGCAAGACGACCTGGTTCGAGATGAGGGTCGCGGACCGCTAG
- a CDS encoding GNAT family N-acetyltransferase, which produces MESLRDIVDAAAEGIFPPADGGTTVVAQHSPRDAGVLCFTAHSVVFTDEDPEWVRASLAATECDALSASMNPRFLAALMERTGRTSETIDAMLVASPLPGEPPLPVREIMDACHPRVVYARRRRDDVRVWTVDGGVLTTGRGIAGRLEVSVEVDEGVRQRGLGRALVRAARHLVAEPLWAQIAPGNARSVRAFQGAGYRPVGSEILLIPRQPRGDR; this is translated from the coding sequence ATGGAGAGTCTGCGGGACATTGTCGACGCGGCGGCCGAGGGGATCTTCCCGCCCGCCGACGGCGGTACGACCGTCGTCGCCCAGCACTCCCCCCGGGACGCGGGGGTCCTCTGTTTCACGGCGCACTCCGTCGTGTTCACGGACGAGGATCCGGAGTGGGTGCGCGCGAGTCTCGCCGCGACGGAGTGCGACGCGCTGTCCGCGAGCATGAACCCGCGGTTCCTGGCGGCCCTCATGGAACGGACCGGCCGTACGTCCGAGACCATCGACGCGATGCTGGTCGCCTCACCCCTGCCCGGCGAACCGCCGCTCCCGGTGCGGGAGATCATGGACGCCTGCCACCCGCGTGTCGTGTACGCGCGTCGGCGCCGTGACGACGTACGGGTCTGGACGGTGGACGGCGGTGTCCTGACGACGGGCCGGGGGATCGCCGGGCGGCTGGAGGTCTCGGTCGAGGTGGACGAGGGCGTACGGCAGCGGGGGCTGGGCCGGGCGCTGGTGCGCGCCGCACGCCATCTCGTCGCCGAGCCGCTGTGGGCGCAGATCGCGCCGGGGAACGCCCGCAGCGTGCGGGCGTTCCAGGGGGCGGGCTACCGCCCGGTGGGCTCGGAGATCCTGCTCATCCCCCGGCAGCCGCGCGGGGACCGGTGA